The following coding sequences are from one Triticum dicoccoides isolate Atlit2015 ecotype Zavitan chromosome 4A, WEW_v2.0, whole genome shotgun sequence window:
- the LOC119289844 gene encoding probable protein phosphatase 2C 37 — translation MEDKVSLHPSFFTWVDGSRMHFFAVFDGHGGPEVSALCRDHMHAILADELARAAAAYQKEHQQDEEAEHRAWKAALTRSFVRADELGASGVPRGTIGGSTAVVALLVRSRIIVANCGDSRAVLCRAGRAIPLSGDHRLDRPEEMARVTAVGGVVFNYGGVLRVQGILAKTRALGHTLLKPKVICEPEITITARSEDDDFMILASDGLWDVMSNTVACSETWKCLEDKSTNVGTMVGREEEVRCICAAFHLTDLAFRMHSRDDICVVVIDLKMRG, via the exons ATGGAGGACAAGGTGTCGCTGCACCCGTCCTTCTTTACTTGGGTTGACGGCTCGCGCATGCACTTCTTCGCCGTCTTCGACGGCCACGGTGGACCCGAG GTGTCTGCGCTGTGCAGGGACCATATGCACGCAATCCTTGCGGATGAGCTGGCCCGCGCGGCCGCAGCCTACCAGAAGGAGCATCAGCAGGACGAGGAGGCGGAGCATCGCGCCTGGAAGGCCGCGCTGACACGGAGCTTCGTGCGGGCGGACGAGCTGGGGGCGTCGGGGGTGCCCCGGGGCACCATAGGTGGGTCCACGGCCGTGGTGGCGCTCTTGGTCCGCAGCCGCATCATCGTGGCCAACTGCGGCGACTCCCGCGCCGTGCTCTGCCGCGCCGGCCGAGCCATCCCGCTCTCCGGGGACCACAGG CTGGACCGACCGGAGGAGATGGCGCGTGTCACGGCGGTGGGCGGTGTGGTGTTCAACTACGGCGGGGTGCTCCGCGTGCAGGGGATCCTTGCCAAGACGCGCGCGCTAG GGCACACGCTCCTCAAGCCTAAAGTGATATGTGAGCCAGAAATTACCATAACTGCGAGGTCGGAGGATGATGATTTCATGATCCTTGCAAGCGATGGATTGTGGGATGTGATGTCAAACACGGTGGCCTGCAGCGAAACCTGGAAATGCTTAGAAGATAAGAGCACCAATGTTGGCACAATGGTAGGCCGCGAAGAAGAGGTTCGGTGTATATGCGCTGCATTCCACCTCACGGATCTCGCCTTCCGTATGCATAGCCGAGATGACATCTGTGTGGTTGTGATTGATCTAAAGATGAGGGGTTAG